A window of the Microbulbifer aggregans genome harbors these coding sequences:
- a CDS encoding aminoglycoside phosphotransferase family protein: MSERSTDAVDQRREALRGWAGRALEAGDSLTLQPLAGDAGFRRYFRTLTVPSLIAVDSPPARTNPARFVAVADYLRRHGIHTPMVTQADVEHGFMLLEDLGDCQLLSILDEGSVEGLYGEVLNELLCLQQIPPCGDLFPQYNRELLLTEMRILPEWLAGQLLGYSLSEEESALLERTFGLLLDSAVEQPQVLVHRDYHSRNLMVRDGERPGVVDFQDAVWGPVTYDLVSLLRDCYIRWPRERVERWALCYAATAESAGILSSVDQETFLRWFDWMGLQRHIKVLGLFPRLWLRDGKPGYLPDLPLVIRYTLEVAARYPEMAPFADWFQQALLPLIERQSWYRDYRTAGEPGASLQRIPQ; the protein is encoded by the coding sequence ATGAGTGAGCGTTCGACAGATGCAGTGGATCAGCGGCGCGAGGCGTTGCGCGGCTGGGCCGGGCGCGCTCTGGAAGCCGGCGATAGCCTGACGCTGCAGCCTCTGGCGGGAGATGCGGGTTTTCGTCGCTATTTCCGCACCCTCACCGTGCCTAGCCTGATTGCGGTGGACTCACCGCCTGCCCGTACCAATCCCGCACGCTTCGTCGCGGTGGCGGATTATCTCCGCCGCCACGGTATTCACACGCCGATGGTTACACAGGCAGATGTGGAGCACGGCTTTATGCTGCTTGAGGATCTGGGTGATTGTCAGCTGCTCAGTATTTTGGATGAGGGCAGTGTTGAGGGCCTTTACGGGGAGGTACTGAACGAACTCCTCTGCCTGCAGCAGATCCCTCCCTGCGGAGACCTTTTTCCACAGTACAACCGGGAGTTGCTCCTGACCGAGATGCGTATCCTGCCCGAGTGGCTGGCGGGGCAGTTGCTCGGTTATTCCCTCAGCGAGGAGGAGTCTGCACTTCTGGAGCGGACCTTCGGCCTGTTGCTGGACTCCGCCGTCGAGCAGCCTCAGGTGCTGGTGCACCGCGATTACCACAGTCGTAACCTGATGGTCCGCGACGGTGAGCGGCCTGGCGTTGTGGATTTCCAGGACGCCGTGTGGGGGCCGGTCACCTATGATCTGGTGTCCCTGTTGCGGGACTGCTACATCCGCTGGCCGCGGGAGCGGGTGGAGCGCTGGGCGCTCTGCTATGCCGCCACTGCAGAATCTGCCGGCATCCTGTCGTCGGTGGATCAAGAGACGTTCCTGCGCTGGTTCGACTGGATGGGCCTGCAACGGCATATCAAGGTGCTGGGGCTGTTCCCGCGCCTCTGGCTCAGAGACGGTAAACCGGGATATCTGCCGGATCTGCCTCTCGTCATCCGCTATACCCTGGAGGTGGCCGCGCGCTACCCGGAGATGGCGCCCTTCGCCGACTGGTTCCAGCAGGCCCTGTTGCCGTTGATTGAGCGCCAGAGCTGGTACCGAGACTACCGGACTGCCGGCGAACCGGGTGCTTCATTGCAAAGAATTCCTCAATGA
- the murU gene encoding N-acetylmuramate alpha-1-phosphate uridylyltransferase MurU, with the protein MTAREQTEIPTAMLLAAGYGKRMRPLTDQTPKPLLQVAGKPLIEHALERLAAIGVRRVVINLGHLGEKIRARLGSGERWGLDIRYSVEVEPLETAGGIIKALPLLGEAPFLVVNGDVWCDFDLSGWLAEPLPEGCPGRLLMVPNPPHNPEGDFGIDHGLLSGTAKPRYTFSGISWLRPEMLTGYPKMRPCFGLGEIFVHNEGRLQAELFRGDWCDVGTPERLQRLDARLRGSVA; encoded by the coding sequence ATGACCGCAAGAGAACAGACAGAGATCCCAACGGCGATGCTGCTGGCCGCCGGTTACGGCAAGCGCATGCGCCCGCTCACCGACCAGACCCCAAAGCCGCTGCTGCAGGTGGCGGGCAAGCCCTTGATCGAGCATGCCCTGGAGCGACTCGCCGCCATCGGAGTGCGTCGGGTGGTGATCAACCTCGGCCACTTGGGCGAGAAGATCCGGGCGCGCCTGGGGAGTGGTGAACGCTGGGGGCTGGATATCCGCTATTCCGTCGAAGTGGAGCCGCTGGAGACTGCCGGTGGCATCATCAAGGCGCTGCCGTTGCTGGGCGAGGCTCCCTTCCTGGTGGTCAACGGCGATGTCTGGTGTGATTTTGACCTGTCCGGCTGGCTGGCGGAGCCGCTTCCGGAAGGTTGCCCCGGGCGCCTGCTGATGGTGCCCAACCCGCCTCACAATCCCGAAGGCGATTTCGGTATCGACCATGGCCTGCTTTCCGGCACAGCCAAGCCCCGCTATACGTTTTCCGGCATTAGCTGGCTGCGCCCGGAGATGCTGACGGGCTACCCCAAAATGCGTCCCTGCTTCGGGCTCGGCGAAATCTTTGTGCATAACGAGGGGCGCCTGCAGGCGGAGCTCTTTAGGGGCGACTGGTGCGATGTAGGCACTCCGGAGCGTCTGCAACGACTGGATGCCCGCCTGCGAGGCAGTGTGGCCTGA
- the rpe gene encoding ribulose-phosphate 3-epimerase gives MTDFKIAPSILSANFARLGEEVDAVLEAGADWVHFDVMDNHYVPNLTIGPMVCQALRKHGVKAPIDVHLMVEPVDDMIRMFADAGATYITFHPEASRHVDRSLQLIRSLGCKAGLVLNPATGLDSIRYVMDKLDMLLLMSVNPGFGGQKFIPATLCKLGEARKLIDDSGLDIRLEIDGGVTRDNIAEIAAAGADTFVAGSAIFNAEDYEEVISAMRAALES, from the coding sequence ATGACGGATTTCAAGATTGCCCCCTCGATTCTCTCCGCCAACTTCGCCCGCTTGGGGGAGGAAGTAGACGCGGTGCTGGAAGCCGGCGCGGACTGGGTGCACTTCGACGTGATGGACAACCATTACGTCCCCAATCTGACCATTGGGCCCATGGTCTGTCAGGCCCTGCGCAAGCATGGCGTCAAGGCGCCGATCGACGTGCACCTGATGGTTGAACCGGTGGACGACATGATCCGCATGTTCGCCGATGCCGGGGCCACCTACATTACGTTTCACCCGGAAGCCTCACGCCATGTTGACCGCTCGCTGCAGCTCATCCGCAGTCTCGGCTGCAAGGCCGGGCTGGTGCTGAATCCGGCCACCGGCCTGGACTCGATCCGCTATGTGATGGACAAGCTGGATATGCTGCTGCTGATGTCCGTGAACCCCGGATTTGGCGGTCAGAAGTTCATTCCCGCAACCCTGTGCAAGCTGGGTGAGGCGAGAAAGCTGATTGATGATTCCGGCCTCGACATCCGTCTCGAGATTGATGGTGGCGTGACCCGGGACAATATCGCGGAAATCGCCGCTGCCGGCGCAGATACCTTTGTGGCCGGCTCCGCGATCTTCAATGCGGAAGATTACGAGGAAGTGATTTCAGCGATGCGCGCGGCGCTGGAAAGTTAG
- the trpE gene encoding anthranilate synthase component I: MTPSEYSQLASAGYNRIPLVRRVLADIETPLSTYLKLAAGRHSYLFESVQGGEKWGRYSIIGLPARTLLTVRGHEVTVETDGEVTERLQSADPLAFVEEFQQRYRVPELPGLPRFNGGLVGYFGYDCVRYIEPRLADSAPPDTLGNPDILLMVSDELVVFDNLAGAVIFIVHADPSREGDYQRAQQRLDGLVEKLSQPLPDTVPLDLDGAGLDESAFRSHFGEEAFKRGVDKVKEYILAGDVMQVVPSQRLSAPFDAPPLNLYRALRSLNPSPYMYFLDLGDHQVVGSSPEILVHLEEGDMTVRPLAGTRRRGATEAEDEALERELLADPKEIAEHLMLIDLGRNDVGRVAETGSVKVTEQMVVERYSHVMHITSNVTGRLKQGLTGIDALRAALPAGTLSGAPKIRAMEIIDELEPEKRGIYGGAVGYLAWNGNMDTAIAIRTAVIKDGQVFIQAGAGLVADSEPQAEWDETMNKARALFRATAMATADSARRGQVEVEHNE; encoded by the coding sequence ATGACACCCAGCGAATACAGCCAACTTGCGTCCGCGGGATACAACCGTATTCCCCTGGTTCGGCGCGTCTTGGCCGATATTGAGACGCCACTGTCCACCTATTTGAAACTGGCCGCCGGCCGCCACAGCTACCTGTTTGAATCCGTGCAGGGGGGCGAGAAGTGGGGGCGCTATTCCATTATTGGCCTGCCGGCTCGCACTCTGCTGACGGTCCGCGGGCACGAGGTGACCGTCGAGACCGATGGTGAGGTCACCGAGCGCCTGCAAAGTGCCGACCCGCTCGCCTTTGTGGAGGAATTCCAGCAGCGCTACCGGGTGCCGGAGCTTCCGGGGCTGCCCCGCTTCAACGGCGGGCTGGTCGGGTATTTCGGCTACGATTGCGTGCGCTATATCGAGCCGCGCCTTGCCGATTCGGCACCCCCGGATACCCTGGGTAATCCGGATATCCTGTTGATGGTCAGTGACGAGCTGGTGGTGTTCGACAACCTGGCCGGCGCAGTGATTTTTATCGTGCATGCGGATCCTAGCCGGGAGGGAGACTACCAGCGGGCGCAGCAGCGCCTCGACGGGCTGGTGGAGAAGCTTTCCCAGCCACTGCCGGACACAGTACCCCTGGACCTCGACGGTGCCGGTCTTGATGAAAGCGCCTTCCGTTCGCACTTCGGTGAGGAGGCCTTCAAGCGCGGCGTCGACAAGGTCAAGGAGTACATCCTCGCCGGCGACGTGATGCAGGTAGTGCCATCGCAGCGGCTGTCGGCACCGTTCGATGCGCCGCCGCTGAACCTGTACCGGGCGCTGCGCAGTCTCAATCCCTCTCCCTATATGTACTTCCTCGACCTGGGCGATCACCAGGTGGTGGGGTCTAGCCCGGAAATCCTCGTGCACCTGGAAGAGGGCGACATGACTGTGCGTCCGTTGGCCGGCACCCGCCGCCGAGGTGCCACTGAGGCCGAGGACGAGGCACTCGAGCGGGAACTGCTCGCTGACCCGAAGGAAATTGCCGAGCACTTGATGCTGATCGACCTGGGGCGCAACGACGTGGGCCGGGTGGCCGAGACCGGCAGCGTGAAGGTCACCGAGCAGATGGTGGTGGAACGCTATTCCCACGTCATGCATATCACCTCCAACGTCACCGGGCGCCTGAAACAGGGGCTCACGGGCATCGATGCGCTGCGCGCGGCGTTGCCGGCCGGGACGCTCTCCGGTGCCCCCAAGATCCGGGCCATGGAGATCATTGACGAACTGGAGCCCGAGAAACGGGGCATTTATGGCGGGGCGGTGGGTTACCTGGCCTGGAACGGCAATATGGACACGGCCATCGCCATCCGCACTGCAGTCATCAAGGACGGCCAGGTCTTTATCCAGGCCGGAGCCGGTCTGGTGGCTGATTCGGAGCCCCAGGCAGAATGGGACGAGACAATGAACAAGGCCCGGGCGCTATTCCGGGCCACGGCCATGGCCACCGCTGACAGCGCGCGGCGGGGGCAAGTTGAGGTAGAGCATAATGAGTGA
- a CDS encoding ion transporter, which translates to MSELSARPVLPLAEICQRIVAAPLFNQVIIGLILLNGVAVGMETSTWVTERFGDFLHGINELILAAFVVEALVKMAAHGNRPWRYFASGWNCFDFTIIALSLIPAAGPLATLARLVRVLRVLRLVSAFPELRLLVDTLLRSLPSMFHIALLMGIIFYIYGVAGYFLFHEIDPTHWRSLPIALLSLFRIVTFEDWTDIMYTAMEAMPWAWVYFVSFVVMGAFVMINLFIGVVLNNLEEAKLRRLDELQLPPSQTEILRELRATQEALARLQKRMQDIPLEPAEKTPGGSAR; encoded by the coding sequence ATGAGTGAATTGTCGGCGCGGCCGGTGTTACCGCTGGCGGAAATATGCCAGCGGATAGTCGCAGCCCCCCTGTTCAACCAGGTGATTATCGGTCTGATTCTTCTGAACGGCGTTGCCGTGGGTATGGAGACTTCCACCTGGGTCACCGAGCGCTTCGGTGATTTCCTGCACGGCATCAATGAGCTGATCCTCGCCGCCTTTGTGGTGGAGGCGCTGGTGAAGATGGCTGCCCACGGCAACCGACCATGGCGCTACTTCGCCAGCGGCTGGAACTGTTTCGATTTCACCATCATCGCCCTCAGCCTGATCCCCGCTGCAGGGCCTCTGGCCACCCTGGCGCGCCTAGTGCGGGTGTTGCGGGTACTGCGCCTGGTTTCTGCATTTCCGGAGCTGCGCCTGCTGGTGGATACCCTGCTGCGCAGCCTGCCGAGCATGTTCCACATTGCGCTGTTGATGGGGATCATCTTTTATATATACGGTGTCGCCGGTTATTTTCTTTTTCACGAAATTGACCCGACACACTGGCGGAGCCTGCCGATTGCACTGCTGAGCCTGTTTCGTATCGTCACCTTCGAGGACTGGACCGACATCATGTACACCGCCATGGAGGCGATGCCCTGGGCATGGGTGTACTTCGTGAGCTTTGTGGTCATGGGTGCGTTCGTGATGATCAACCTGTTTATCGGTGTGGTGCTGAACAATCTCGAGGAGGCCAAGTTGCGCCGCCTGGACGAGCTGCAACTGCCTCCCAGCCAAACCGAGATATTGCGCGAGCTGCGCGCTACACAAGAAGCCTTGGCCCGTTTGCAGAAGCGTATGCAGGATATACCGCTCGAGCCGGCAGAGAAGACACCCGGAGGATCTGCGCGATGA
- a CDS encoding anthranilate synthase component II — translation MILMIDNYDSFTWNVVQYMAELGADVVVKRNDEIAVADIEEMAPEKIVISPGPCTPNEAGISLDTIRRFAGRTPILGICLGHQSIGQVFGGRVVRAGKVMHGKTSPIVHNNLGVFHNLSNPFEATRYHSLVVEKGSLPDCLEVTAWTETEDGEIDEIMGLRHRELAVEGVQFHPESILTQHGHDMLRNFLES, via the coding sequence ATGATTTTGATGATCGATAACTACGACTCCTTTACCTGGAACGTAGTGCAGTACATGGCGGAGCTGGGTGCGGACGTGGTGGTCAAGCGCAACGACGAGATCGCCGTGGCTGATATCGAGGAAATGGCACCGGAGAAAATTGTGATTTCCCCCGGTCCGTGTACGCCCAATGAGGCGGGTATCTCCCTCGACACCATCCGTCGTTTCGCCGGGCGTACCCCCATTCTGGGGATCTGTTTGGGGCACCAGAGTATCGGCCAGGTGTTTGGCGGGCGTGTGGTGCGCGCCGGCAAGGTGATGCACGGTAAGACATCTCCCATCGTGCACAACAACCTGGGGGTGTTCCACAACCTGTCGAACCCGTTCGAGGCCACCCGCTACCATTCGCTGGTGGTAGAAAAAGGCAGCCTGCCGGATTGCCTGGAGGTCACCGCCTGGACCGAGACCGAGGACGGGGAGATCGATGAGATCATGGGGCTGCGTCACCGCGAGCTGGCGGTGGAAGGGGTGCAATTCCATCCCGAGTCGATCCTCACTCAGCACGGCCACGATATGCTGCGCAACTTCCTCGAGTCCTGA
- the trpD gene encoding anthranilate phosphoribosyltransferase — translation MLIQEAIAKLVNNEHLSRAEMREVMGQIMRGEADEGQIAGLLVALRIRGETVDEITGAVETMRELAIKVPLQHENAVDIVGTGGDGANLFNVSSAASFVAAAAGAHVAKHGNRSVSSSSGAADLLERAGIYLELDAQQVARCIDTIGVGFMFAPTFHRAVRHAVGPRRALGMRTIFNLLGPLTNPAGVKRQVIGVYDRAYCRMLAEVLQTLGSEHVLVIHSDDGLDEMSLAADTYAVELKGGELLERTLRPEDFGIERRSLEGLCVDGAAQSLALIQDALGKRQSEVADKAADLIALNAGLAIYVSGLADSAEQGVAMAQDAIASGLAAEKINDLAAFTSAFRPEEVGQ, via the coding sequence ATGCTGATTCAGGAAGCCATCGCCAAGCTGGTGAATAACGAGCACCTCAGTCGCGCGGAGATGCGCGAAGTCATGGGACAGATTATGCGCGGCGAGGCCGACGAAGGGCAGATCGCCGGGCTGCTGGTCGCGCTGCGGATCCGTGGCGAAACTGTCGATGAAATTACCGGCGCCGTGGAGACCATGCGCGAGCTGGCCATCAAGGTCCCCCTGCAGCATGAAAACGCGGTGGATATCGTCGGTACCGGTGGTGATGGAGCCAACCTGTTCAATGTCTCCAGTGCCGCCAGCTTCGTAGCGGCTGCCGCTGGTGCCCATGTCGCCAAGCACGGCAACCGCTCTGTCTCTTCCAGTAGTGGTGCTGCCGATCTGCTGGAGCGGGCCGGTATTTACCTGGAGCTAGACGCCCAACAAGTGGCGCGCTGCATCGATACGATTGGCGTGGGCTTTATGTTTGCTCCCACTTTTCACCGTGCGGTGCGTCATGCGGTGGGGCCGCGCCGTGCGCTCGGCATGCGCACGATTTTCAATTTGCTCGGCCCGCTGACCAATCCGGCCGGGGTCAAGCGTCAGGTTATCGGTGTCTACGACCGAGCCTACTGCCGCATGCTGGCAGAGGTACTGCAAACCCTGGGCTCTGAACACGTGCTGGTCATCCACAGTGATGACGGCCTCGACGAGATGAGTCTCGCTGCCGATACCTATGCCGTCGAACTGAAGGGCGGTGAACTGCTCGAGCGCACATTGCGCCCGGAGGACTTCGGCATTGAGCGCCGTAGTCTGGAAGGCCTCTGTGTCGATGGTGCGGCGCAGTCACTGGCATTGATTCAGGACGCGCTGGGCAAGCGCCAGTCCGAAGTTGCAGACAAAGCCGCCGATCTGATTGCACTGAATGCAGGTCTGGCGATCTATGTCAGCGGTTTGGCCGACTCGGCCGAGCAGGGCGTGGCCATGGCTCAGGATGCCATTGCCAGTGGTCTGGCGGCAGAAAAGATCAATGATCTCGCTGCTTTCACCAGTGCCTTCCGGCCCGAGGAGGTAGGCCAGTGA
- the trpC gene encoding indole-3-glycerol phosphate synthase TrpC yields the protein MSTPTILKTIVERKWQEVDERSRVLPLADVRERALAQSPARGFVTAIEQKIAAGEAAVIAEIKKASPSKGVIREDFIPAEIATSYEKGGAACLSVLTDVDFFQGADAYLQQARSAVRLPVLRKDFTVDPYQVYEARALGADCILLIAACLEDGQMRDLNGLAQEVGLDVLVEVHDGEELERALALPNRLIGINNRNLHTFDVQLETTFQLLDRIPDDRIVVTESGIHTTDDVAAMRGHDVHAFLVGEAFMRDKEPGRRLLEMFN from the coding sequence GTGAGTACCCCGACCATCCTGAAGACCATTGTCGAGCGCAAGTGGCAAGAGGTTGACGAGCGCAGCCGAGTGCTTCCATTGGCCGACGTGCGGGAACGCGCACTGGCGCAGTCACCGGCGCGGGGATTTGTCACTGCCATCGAGCAAAAGATTGCTGCCGGTGAGGCTGCAGTCATCGCGGAAATCAAAAAGGCCTCGCCAAGCAAGGGCGTGATCCGGGAGGATTTTATTCCCGCGGAGATCGCCACCAGCTATGAGAAGGGCGGCGCAGCCTGTCTGTCAGTGCTCACCGATGTGGATTTTTTCCAGGGCGCTGATGCCTATCTGCAGCAGGCCCGCAGTGCAGTGCGGCTGCCGGTACTGCGCAAGGACTTTACCGTTGATCCTTACCAGGTCTATGAAGCCCGTGCCCTTGGTGCCGACTGCATCCTGCTGATCGCTGCCTGCCTCGAAGATGGGCAGATGCGCGATCTCAACGGCCTGGCCCAGGAGGTCGGCCTGGATGTATTGGTGGAAGTGCACGATGGTGAAGAGCTGGAGCGGGCTCTGGCGCTGCCCAACCGCCTGATCGGTATCAACAACCGCAACCTGCACACCTTCGATGTGCAGCTGGAAACGACTTTTCAGCTGCTGGATCGTATCCCGGACGACCGCATTGTGGTGACCGAGAGCGGCATCCATACCACAGACGATGTAGCGGCCATGCGCGGTCACGATGTACACGCGTTCCTGGTCGGTGAGGCCTTTATGCGGGACAAGGAACCCGGGCGCCGCCTGCTGGAGATGTTCAACTGA
- the crp gene encoding cAMP-activated global transcriptional regulator CRP: MTVATEEPLSTGNIEDFLAHCHRRRYPAKSTIIYAGDRCESLYFIMRGSVTVLIEDDEGREMIVAYLNDGDFFGEMGLFDQDTRSAWVRTKTECEVAEISYSKFQELSRQHPEFLFALATQMAGRLRNTTRKVGDLAFLDVTGRVARTLLDLCNEPDAMTHPEGMQIKITRQEIGRIVGCSREMVGRVLKTLEEQGLVSVKGKTMVVYGTR; the protein is encoded by the coding sequence GTGACGGTTGCTACCGAAGAACCCCTATCCACCGGTAATATCGAGGACTTCCTCGCCCATTGCCATCGCCGCCGTTACCCGGCCAAGAGCACCATCATCTACGCTGGTGACCGATGCGAATCCCTCTATTTCATCATGCGTGGCTCGGTCACCGTATTGATCGAGGACGACGAGGGCCGCGAGATGATCGTCGCCTACCTGAACGACGGCGACTTCTTCGGCGAGATGGGCCTGTTCGATCAGGACACCCGCAGCGCCTGGGTCCGCACCAAGACGGAATGTGAAGTAGCGGAAATCTCCTACTCCAAGTTCCAGGAACTGAGCCGTCAACATCCGGAATTCCTGTTCGCCCTGGCCACCCAGATGGCCGGCCGACTGCGTAACACCACCCGCAAGGTGGGCGACCTGGCATTCCTTGACGTCACCGGCCGAGTCGCACGCACCCTGCTCGACCTGTGTAACGAGCCTGATGCCATGACCCACCCGGAAGGTATGCAGATCAAGATCACCCGCCAGGAAATCGGCCGTATCGTCGGCTGCTCCCGCGAGATGGTCGGCCGTGTACTGAAGACACTGGAAGAACAGGGGCTGGTGTCGGTGAAGGGCAAGACCATGGTGGTTTACGGCACACGCTGA
- a CDS encoding OsmC family protein — protein sequence MQGKVTWVDGLMFVGEAGSGNSVVMEGGEKDNGIRPMEMILLGVGGCASYDVVSILKKARQDVISCHCELEGVRPDAVPAPFERIEMEFVVRGRGIKEAQVARAVELSAEKYCSASIMLRNAGVEIVHRFRIEEI from the coding sequence ATGCAGGGGAAAGTGACCTGGGTGGACGGTCTCATGTTTGTGGGCGAGGCCGGTAGTGGCAATTCCGTGGTGATGGAAGGCGGCGAGAAGGATAACGGTATCCGCCCGATGGAAATGATCCTGCTGGGTGTTGGAGGTTGTGCTTCCTACGATGTGGTCTCCATCCTCAAGAAAGCCCGTCAGGACGTGATTTCCTGTCACTGCGAGCTGGAGGGCGTTCGCCCGGACGCGGTGCCAGCACCGTTCGAGCGCATCGAAATGGAATTCGTAGTCCGCGGTCGTGGCATCAAAGAGGCTCAGGTGGCTCGCGCAGTAGAACTGTCAGCGGAAAAATACTGCTCTGCCTCTATCATGCTGCGCAATGCCGGTGTGGAAATTGTGCACCGTTTCCGCATTGAGGAAATCTGA
- the coq7 gene encoding 2-polyprenyl-3-methyl-6-methoxy-1,4-benzoquinone monooxygenase, with the protein MSERRLTGFDRMLIQADRALRTLSPGTPSHGRPSPARSEAETELSDAERRHAAGLMRVNHSGEVCAQALYQGQALTAKLPEVRGEMERAADEEIDHLAWCDQRLRELDSRPSLLNPLWYGLSFGLGAAAGKISDRISLGFVAATEEQVCKHLESHLQRLPEQDAKSRAVVEQMRIDEEEHGHAALDAGGTRFPAPMKGLMTLVSKIMTSITYRI; encoded by the coding sequence ATGAGTGAGCGCAGACTGACCGGTTTTGACCGGATGTTAATTCAGGCGGATCGCGCGTTGCGGACACTGAGCCCTGGCACCCCCAGCCATGGCCGCCCGTCCCCGGCCCGCAGTGAGGCCGAGACAGAATTGAGCGATGCCGAGCGCCGCCACGCGGCGGGTCTGATGCGCGTCAATCACAGTGGCGAAGTCTGCGCTCAGGCGCTCTACCAGGGGCAGGCCCTGACCGCCAAGCTACCGGAAGTCCGGGGAGAAATGGAACGCGCTGCGGACGAGGAAATCGACCATCTCGCCTGGTGCGACCAGCGTTTACGCGAACTGGACAGTCGACCCAGCCTCCTGAACCCCCTCTGGTACGGACTTTCCTTTGGCCTCGGTGCGGCAGCCGGAAAAATCAGCGACCGTATCAGCCTCGGTTTTGTTGCCGCCACGGAAGAGCAGGTATGCAAACACCTGGAGAGCCACCTGCAGCGCCTGCCGGAGCAGGACGCGAAAAGTCGCGCAGTGGTCGAACAGATGCGGATCGACGAAGAAGAGCACGGCCACGCCGCTCTGGATGCCGGAGGAACCCGCTTCCCGGCACCAATGAAAGGCCTGATGACACTGGTCTCCAAGATCATGACCAGTATCACTTATCGAATCTAA
- the purD gene encoding phosphoribosylamine--glycine ligase translates to MNILVIGAGGREHALAWKVAQNPAVKAVFVAPGNAGTAREPKLQNVAIGVDNFSALADFAEANNVELTIVGPEAPLVDGIVDFFNGRSLAIFGPSKAASQLEGSKAFTKDFLQRHKIPTADYGNFTEIEPALEFIREKGAPIVVKADGLAAGKGVIVAETEEQAELAVRDMLSGNAFGDAGCRVVIEEFLTGEEASFIVMVDGEHILPMATSQDHKRVGDGDTGPNTGGMGAYSPAPVVTPDVYERIMTKVIEPTVNGLASEGMPYTGFLYAGLMIDNDGEPRVIEYNCRFGDPETQPIMMRLKSDLVKLCQAALDKKLDQITAEWDSRPALGVVLAANGYPGSYRKGDAISGLDRADSENAKIFHAGTALDGERVVTSGGRVLCATALGDTVADAQANAYQCAKAIHWDGVFYRKDIGYRAVEREQS, encoded by the coding sequence ATGAACATACTGGTTATTGGCGCCGGCGGCCGCGAGCACGCTTTAGCCTGGAAAGTGGCGCAGAACCCGGCAGTAAAGGCCGTGTTCGTCGCTCCGGGTAACGCAGGCACTGCCCGCGAGCCCAAGCTGCAGAACGTCGCCATCGGTGTGGACAACTTCTCTGCCCTGGCGGATTTCGCCGAAGCCAATAATGTCGAGCTGACCATCGTCGGGCCGGAAGCTCCGTTGGTGGACGGTATTGTCGACTTCTTTAATGGCCGCAGCCTGGCCATCTTCGGACCCAGCAAGGCCGCCTCACAGCTGGAGGGATCCAAGGCCTTTACCAAGGATTTCCTGCAGCGCCACAAGATCCCCACCGCCGATTACGGCAATTTCACCGAGATCGAGCCGGCGCTCGAGTTCATCCGCGAGAAAGGTGCCCCCATCGTGGTCAAGGCCGACGGTCTGGCCGCAGGCAAGGGCGTGATCGTTGCCGAGACCGAGGAACAGGCGGAGCTGGCCGTGCGCGACATGCTGTCCGGCAATGCTTTCGGCGACGCTGGCTGCCGCGTGGTGATCGAAGAGTTTCTGACCGGCGAGGAAGCCAGTTTTATCGTCATGGTGGATGGCGAGCACATTCTGCCCATGGCCACCAGCCAGGACCACAAAAGAGTTGGTGACGGCGATACCGGGCCGAATACCGGTGGCATGGGTGCCTATTCCCCCGCGCCGGTGGTCACACCGGACGTCTACGAACGCATCATGACCAAGGTAATCGAGCCAACCGTGAATGGACTCGCGTCCGAAGGTATGCCGTATACCGGGTTTCTCTATGCCGGCCTGATGATCGACAACGATGGCGAGCCACGAGTGATCGAATACAACTGCCGCTTTGGCGACCCGGAAACCCAGCCGATCATGATGCGGCTCAAGTCCGACCTGGTGAAACTGTGTCAGGCTGCACTGGACAAGAAGCTGGATCAGATCACCGCAGAGTGGGATTCACGTCCGGCCCTGGGTGTAGTGCTGGCCGCCAACGGCTACCCCGGCAGCTACCGCAAGGGTGACGCCATTTCCGGCCTGGATCGCGCCGACAGCGAGAATGCCAAAATCTTCCACGCCGGCACGGCGCTGGACGGTGAGCGCGTAGTCACCAGTGGCGGCCGCGTGCTCTGCGCCACCGCGCTTGGCGACACTGTCGCCGATGCGCAGGCCAACGCCTACCAGTGCGCCAAGGCCATTCACTGGGACGGTGTGTTCTACCGCAAGGATATTGGTTATCGTGCAGTGGAGCGGGAGCAATCCTGA